The Acidobacteriaceae bacterium nucleotide sequence AGCGCAATAATCAGCGAAGCTACTCCTGCCGCAATGCCCAGAACGGAAAGTCCGGTCACGAGTCCCACGACGCGCTGACGGCGTCGGGCTCGGAGGTAGCGGGCGGCAATGAAAAGCTCGAAGCGCACGTAGAGTCTCAGTCTAACGGGTCAGCCCGTGCAACGACTTTGGCCGTAGTCCTCCCCGGCTGTTTGTGTCATACTTCTGAGTGCGCCTCTGGTCGGGACGATCCCCCACCGGTTGTTCCCTTGATAGGAGGCGCTAAACTTTTCCGCAAAAGCCCTCGCTCCGGCGAGGGCTTTTGCACTTTTCGCTCCATGTACCACCCACAGAGCCTGCCTCCGTCTAAGCTGGTATCGCGAGGTGATTGCTGGGGATGCGTTTGACGATGCGTTTGTGCGGGCGAAGCAATGTTTGGTTGGCTGCCACAGTGCTGGCCGCTGGATTATCTCTGGCGGGCACTCTGCGCGCGCAGACGCAGGAACCCGCGTCGCCGCAGCAGAAAATACCTCCACCCACCTCCAGCGACGACGGCCCCGCGACCAGCAACGACGGCATCGTGCTGCCAAAGAAGACCGACGAGCAGAAGCAGAAAGACCAGGCCCCACCCGCGCCCGCCGAAGAGAAGGTGCAGAACCCCGACAATCAGACCTTCTCCCTGCGTGTCGACGTCCCCATGGTGAACCTCGACGTCAACGTCATCCTCGATAAAACGCACCAGTTCGTTCCCGGCCTCAAGCCCGAAAACTTCCTCGTCGTCGAGGACGGTGTCGAGCAGAACGTCACCTCGTTGCGCCTCACCAAGACCCCCATCACAGCCGTCATGCTGTTGGAGTTCGCCTCCACCTCCTACCCCTTCGTGCGCGACATGCAGAACGCCTCCGACGCGTTTTTCCGCACCATGCAGCCCGACGATTACATCGCCGTCGAGACCTACGACATTCGCCCGCGCATCCTCACCGACTTTACGAACAACAAGGAAACCGTCGACGCCGCCCTGAGCAGTCTTGTCATTCCAGGCTTCCGCGAAACGAACATGTTCGACGCGCTCTACGAAACGCTCGACCGCCTCACGCGCATCGATGGTCGCAAGTACATCATCCTCATCGGTTCGGGTGTGGACTCGTTGTCGAAGCTGACGCTCGACGAGATGTTGGCCAAGGTGAAGGCGACCCCCAACGTCACCATCTTCACCGTCAGCACCGGTCAGTTAGTGCGCACGCTTGCTGATGGCTACGGCGGTATGGGGCCGATCACGCGTATGACGTACCTGCAGGCCGACAATCAGATGAAAGCGATTGCGAACATGACCGGCGGCCTCAGCTTCCAGCCCATGTTCCAGGGAGCATTACCCGACATCTTCTCGCAGATCAACGAGTCGATCCGCAACCAGTACGTGCTGACCTACCGCCCGACTAACTCGAAGAACGACGGCACCTACCGCAAGATCAAGGTCTACCTGGTCGACCGCGAAGGCAAGCCGTTAAAGATGCAGGATGAGAAGGGCCGGCCGCTCAAGTACTCCGTGATCGCCCGCGACGGGTATCGAGCAAAGCTGCCGGTGGAGTAACAGCTCTCGTTAATCACGAAAAAGCGAGTGGCCCGTAGTGATTTACTACGGGCCACTCGCTTTTCGTTGAGATTATTTCTTACGCTTCATCCAGCGTATACATCGCCAATCCCGAAAGCAGCTTCGGATAGAAGTCCGTCGACTTCTGCGGCATCACTTCCAGGTTCAGGGATATGTCCTTCATCTGCTCCAGCGTTACCGGCTTGATCAGGAACGCGACATCCGCGTTTCCGCTGCCCACCTGCGCCAGCGCCTCAGGGGCCTCGCGCAGATAGCGAACGTTCGAACCTGCACGAACAGTCTCTTCGCTCAGATCGAGCAGCTTCTCCAGCACCACCTTGTGCAGCTGCGTCACGTCGAGTGCTGCCTTGCGTGCTGAAAGCTCTGCTACCAGCGGAGCCACAGCCTCAGGCTTCGGCGTCAGCAGAAAGTCGCCATCACGCGTCGCTGCGACAAACGCAACGCCAGGCGTGGAGTTCAGCTTGTCCAGCAGGG carries:
- a CDS encoding VWA domain-containing protein, which codes for MAATVLAAGLSLAGTLRAQTQEPASPQQKIPPPTSSDDGPATSNDGIVLPKKTDEQKQKDQAPPAPAEEKVQNPDNQTFSLRVDVPMVNLDVNVILDKTHQFVPGLKPENFLVVEDGVEQNVTSLRLTKTPITAVMLLEFASTSYPFVRDMQNASDAFFRTMQPDDYIAVETYDIRPRILTDFTNNKETVDAALSSLVIPGFRETNMFDALYETLDRLTRIDGRKYIILIGSGVDSLSKLTLDEMLAKVKATPNVTIFTVSTGQLVRTLADGYGGMGPITRMTYLQADNQMKAIANMTGGLSFQPMFQGALPDIFSQINESIRNQYVLTYRPTNSKNDGTYRKIKVYLVDREGKPLKMQDEKGRPLKYSVIARDGYRAKLPVE